One Verrucomicrobiota bacterium genomic region harbors:
- a CDS encoding PDZ domain-containing protein: MKHSKVYRGATQEKPTQLNAVRCVVVTVCALINLTGCVTTSNGFGQFYQDMIGTGITNVPPYSGTTEILVASNPTNDVKDLYRNGFVLLGTSAFQGPPQPDVALMSQAKKVGADFVLLRSAYLGSHQAAVPWVQYNPGQTYTTASSGTVNATAWGGGGYAYGTGNYFGTSTTTTPGTFSTQVIPLTVHRYEYEAGFFRRKKPLILGVLPQPLPPEIRQKLERNTGAFIWVVMAGSPAFNANILEGDVILKINGLDVLSDADSDLALWSEQLRKSNLFA; the protein is encoded by the coding sequence ATGAAACACTCCAAGGTGTATCGAGGTGCGACGCAAGAGAAGCCAACTCAACTAAACGCAGTTCGCTGTGTGGTGGTCACCGTGTGCGCGCTGATCAATCTGACAGGCTGCGTCACGACCTCCAATGGATTTGGTCAATTCTACCAAGACATGATTGGTACGGGCATCACGAATGTGCCGCCGTATTCGGGAACCACGGAGATTCTCGTGGCATCGAACCCTACGAATGACGTGAAAGACTTGTATCGAAATGGTTTCGTTCTTCTCGGAACATCAGCGTTTCAAGGCCCGCCCCAACCTGATGTTGCCTTGATGTCCCAAGCAAAGAAGGTGGGGGCTGACTTCGTTCTATTGCGGTCTGCATACTTAGGAAGCCATCAGGCAGCCGTTCCTTGGGTTCAGTATAACCCTGGCCAAACTTACACAACGGCGAGTTCGGGCACAGTCAATGCCACTGCGTGGGGAGGTGGTGGCTATGCTTACGGGACTGGGAATTATTTTGGCACTTCTACAACCACAACACCGGGGACTTTCAGCACCCAGGTCATTCCGCTGACCGTCCATCGGTATGAGTATGAAGCAGGATTCTTCAGGAGAAAGAAGCCTCTCATCCTCGGAGTGTTGCCTCAGCCGTTACCACCCGAAATCCGGCAGAAGTTGGAGCGGAACACAGGAGCCTTCATCTGGGTCGTCATGGCAGGGTCCCCGGCTTTCAACGCAAACATTTTGGAAGGTGATGTGATTTTGAAAATCAACGGATTGGATGTGCTTTCTGACGCCGACTCAGATCTTGCGCTTTGGTCAGAGCAGCTTCGAAAGTCCAACCTTTTTGCTTAG
- a CDS encoding type II toxin-antitoxin system RelE/ParE family toxin, producing MEIWEYIARDNVDAADRVEQQIQEAVSLLARHPELGHLRPDLTSKPVRFWAVYSYLVVYDPNTRPLEVVRILSGYRDIAALLK from the coding sequence ATGGAAATCTGGGAATACATCGCGCGCGACAACGTGGATGCCGCCGACCGCGTTGAGCAGCAGATTCAGGAAGCCGTTTCGCTGCTCGCCCGCCATCCCGAGTTGGGCCACTTGCGGCCCGATCTCACCTCTAAACCCGTTCGCTTCTGGGCGGTGTATTCCTACCTTGTCGTTTACGATCCCAACACGCGACCGCTTGAGGTGGTGCGCATCCTGAGCGGCTACCGCGACATTGCGGCCTTGCTAAAATAA
- a CDS encoding POT family MFS transporter, translating to MSATISNTGAPANVPIPRQIPFIIGNEGCERFSFYGMRNILTVFLVTSLLRYLPETDRAGAAKDVFHTFVIGVYFFPLLGGWLADRFLGKYHTIFWLSLVYCAGHLCLALFESNRTGFYTGLCLIALGSGGIKPCVAAFVGDQFDQTNKHRAKVVFDAFYWMINFGSFFASLLMPVFLRRFGGAIAFGIPGALMFLATLIFWLGRKRYVLVPPAPPDPHSFLRVARTALASGRAGTVLAGVGVVIALAAFVLVPSFGFVVSFCTALVALIAFGGAGVWLQLEGARGQHPDQAVAGVRSVLRVLGLFFLVTPFWSLFDQKASTWVLQADAMTKPDWFQSSQMQALNPLLVMLLIPFNNLVLYPALKRLSFELTALRRMTAGIAFAGLAWIVVGGMQVALDRSHAFSILWQVLPYVLLTMGEVLVSTTGLEFAYSQAPPAMKGALMAFWNLSVTVGNLWVLVVNAAVKNTAVTNFIASTGFGVTAFQMFFFAGFAFAAALAFGLVARNYRVADYYRSRDG from the coding sequence ATGAGCGCAACTATCTCAAACACCGGAGCACCAGCCAACGTCCCCATCCCCCGCCAGATTCCCTTCATCATCGGCAACGAGGGGTGCGAGCGGTTCAGCTTCTATGGCATGCGCAACATCCTGACGGTGTTTCTCGTCACGTCGTTGCTGCGGTATCTGCCGGAGACGGACCGCGCCGGCGCGGCGAAGGACGTGTTTCACACGTTCGTGATCGGCGTGTACTTTTTTCCGCTGCTCGGCGGCTGGCTCGCGGACCGCTTTCTCGGCAAGTACCACACGATCTTTTGGCTGAGCCTGGTCTATTGCGCCGGGCATCTCTGCCTGGCGCTGTTCGAGTCGAACCGGACCGGTTTTTACACGGGTCTCTGCTTGATTGCGCTCGGCTCCGGCGGCATCAAACCGTGCGTCGCGGCCTTCGTGGGCGACCAGTTCGATCAAACCAACAAGCATCGCGCGAAGGTGGTATTCGACGCGTTCTACTGGATGATCAATTTCGGTTCGTTCTTTGCCTCGCTGCTTATGCCCGTTTTTCTGCGGCGATTCGGCGGCGCGATCGCGTTCGGCATCCCAGGCGCGCTCATGTTCCTGGCGACCCTGATTTTCTGGCTCGGCCGCAAGCGCTACGTTCTCGTGCCGCCGGCGCCGCCTGATCCGCATTCGTTCCTGCGCGTCGCCCGGACTGCGCTCGCGTCGGGACGCGCTGGAACCGTCCTCGCCGGCGTCGGGGTGGTGATTGCCCTCGCCGCGTTCGTCTTGGTGCCGTCGTTTGGTTTCGTGGTGTCGTTTTGCACCGCGCTGGTGGCGTTAATTGCTTTCGGGGGCGCGGGAGTCTGGCTGCAACTGGAAGGCGCCCGCGGCCAGCATCCGGACCAGGCCGTGGCGGGCGTGCGTTCGGTGTTGCGGGTGCTCGGGCTCTTCTTTCTCGTGACACCTTTCTGGTCGCTTTTTGACCAGAAGGCTTCGACGTGGGTTTTGCAGGCGGATGCGATGACCAAGCCCGATTGGTTCCAATCCTCGCAGATGCAGGCGCTCAATCCGCTGCTCGTGATGCTTTTGATTCCGTTCAACAACCTGGTGCTTTATCCAGCGCTCAAGCGTCTCAGCTTCGAGTTGACGGCGCTGCGGCGCATGACTGCGGGCATCGCCTTTGCCGGCCTGGCCTGGATCGTCGTTGGCGGGATGCAAGTGGCGCTCGACCGCAGTCATGCGTTCTCGATCCTCTGGCAGGTGCTGCCGTATGTCCTGTTGACGATGGGTGAAGTGCTGGTTTCGACGACGGGCCTAGAATTCGCCTACAGCCAGGCGCCGCCCGCGATGAAAGGCGCGCTAATGGCGTTCTGGAATCTCTCGGTAACCGTCGGCAACCTCTGGGTGCTGGTCGTGAATGCGGCGGTGAAGAATACGGCCGTCACCAATTTCATCGCTTCGACCGGATTCGGCGTCACGGCGTTCCAGATGTTTTTCTTCGCCGGCTTCGCCTTTGCCGCCGCGCTCGCCTTTGGCCTCGTCGCCCGGAACTACCGCGTCGCAGACTACTATCGGAGCAGGGACGGATGA
- a CDS encoding DUF1428 domain-containing protein, which produces MPHYIDGFVIPVPKKKIAAYRRIAAKAGKIWRELGALEYKECVGDDLRAEWAMPFSKGIKTKPGETVVFSYIVYKSRAHRDAVNARVMKDPRIANMCDPKDMPFDCRRMLYGGFKAIVEA; this is translated from the coding sequence ATGCCACACTACATCGATGGATTCGTGATCCCGGTGCCGAAGAAAAAAATCGCCGCTTACCGACGCATCGCAGCCAAGGCCGGCAAAATCTGGCGCGAACTCGGCGCCCTGGAATACAAAGAATGCGTGGGGGATGACCTTCGGGCGGAATGGGCCATGCCCTTTTCCAAAGGCATCAAAACCAAGCCGGGCGAGACCGTTGTCTTCTCGTACATCGTTTATAAATCGCGCGCCCATCGCGACGCCGTCAACGCCAGGGTGATGAAGGACCCGCGCATCGCGAACATGTGCGACCCGAAGGACATGCCTTTCGATTGCAGGCGCATGCTCTACGGTGGCTTCAAGGCCATTGTGGAGGCTTGA